A window from Vanessa cardui chromosome 21, ilVanCard2.1, whole genome shotgun sequence encodes these proteins:
- the LOC124538971 gene encoding cyclin-dependent kinases regulatory subunit-like codes for MPVDQIQYSERYNDDVYEYRHVILPPDIARLVPKSHLMTETEWRNLGVQQSPGWLHFMVHNPEPHVLLFRRPRTDIPTPVNGLDASTSSTVKV; via the exons ATGCCAGTAGACCAGATACAGTATTCAGAAAGGTACAACGATGATGTTTACGAATACAG ACATGTAATACTCCCACCGGACATAGCTCGACTAGTACCAAAATCCCACCTTATGACAGAAACAGAATGGAGAAATCTCGGGGTCCAGCAGAGTCCTGGGTGGTTACACTTCATGGTGCACAACCCAGAGCCACATGTCCTTTTATTCAGGCGACCTCGGACCGACATACCAACTCCTGTTAATGGTTTAGATGCAAGTACTTCATCTACGGTAAAAGTCTGA